From the Paraflavitalea soli genome, the window CGATTCACGATTGCCGATTCACGTGCATTTAAACTTTAAGCTATATGAAGACAATCAAAGGACCCGGTATTTTCCTCGCCCAGTTCATGGGTGATAAACCTCCTTTCAACTCCCTCAAATCCATTTGCCAGTGGGCAAAAGGACTGGGTTTCATTGGCGTGCAGATTCCCACCTGGGATAGCCGCTGTATCGACCTGCAGAAAGTAGCCGAAAGCAAAACCTTTGCTGACGAATACAGAGGCACCATAGAAGAGGCCGGTATGCAGATCACCGAACTGTCCACTCACCTCCAGGGCCAGCTCGTAGCCAGCCACCCCGCTTATGATGCCCTGTTTGATGGATTTGCCCCCAAAGCAGTCCACAACAATCCCAAAGCGAGGTACGAATGGGCTGTACAACAATTGAAATGGGCTGCACAGGCTTCTAAGAACCTGGGCCTCAATGCCCACGCTACTTTCAGCGGCGCCCTGCTCTGGCCCACCGTTTATCCCTGGCCACAGCGCCCCGCAGGCCTGGTAGAAACCGGTTTCAAAGAACTGGCAAGCCGCTGGCTACCCATCCTCAACCACTTCGATGAGCATGGAGTAGACCTTTGTTATGAAATACATCCCGGCGAAGACCTGCACGATGGCATTTCTTATGAAATGTTCCTGGAGCATACCAACAACCACTCCAGGGCATGCCTCTTGTACGATCCTTCCCATTTTGTATTGCAATGCCTCGACTACCTCGAATACATTGATATCTACCATGAGCGCATCCGCATGTTCCATGTAAAAGATGCAGAGTTCAACCCCACCGGCAGACAGGGTGTTTATGGCGGATACCAGTCATGGATCAACCGGGCTGGCCGCTTCCGTTCCCTGGGCGATGGGCAGGTAGACTTTAAGTCTGTATTCAGTAAGCTCACCCAATATGATTATGCCGGCTGGGCAGTCATGGAATGGGAATGCTGTATCAAACATCCGGAAGATGGCGCCGCTGAAGGAGCCCCCTTTATCAAGGACCATATTATCCGCGTTACCGAAAAAGCATTCGATGATTTCGCAGGCACTGGAAGCGATGAAAAATTTAATCGC encodes:
- a CDS encoding sugar phosphate isomerase/epimerase family protein — translated: MKTIKGPGIFLAQFMGDKPPFNSLKSICQWAKGLGFIGVQIPTWDSRCIDLQKVAESKTFADEYRGTIEEAGMQITELSTHLQGQLVASHPAYDALFDGFAPKAVHNNPKARYEWAVQQLKWAAQASKNLGLNAHATFSGALLWPTVYPWPQRPAGLVETGFKELASRWLPILNHFDEHGVDLCYEIHPGEDLHDGISYEMFLEHTNNHSRACLLYDPSHFVLQCLDYLEYIDIYHERIRMFHVKDAEFNPTGRQGVYGGYQSWINRAGRFRSLGDGQVDFKSVFSKLTQYDYAGWAVMEWECCIKHPEDGAAEGAPFIKDHIIRVTEKAFDDFAGTGSDEKFNRSVLGL